The window CTGGATCCAATCATAACTGGCCAAACATCTATCCAACCTCTGTCTAATCTCTCCTTCATCCTCCCAGTGGTTACTCCAAGTCCATGGTTGGCCTTCATAACCTAAATCTATCAAGTTAGCATGATCAATAAAGTCCTTGAAATCCTTAAAGCTTCTCTTCTCTCTGAGATTTCCTCCCCATTTCTCTTCATTGGACACAATGTCATTGAAGTCTCCTGCAATCATGAATCTATCCCCCCACAGCCTTCTTCTATCTCTTAGAACTCTCCATTGTTCCTTCCTAATCTGATCATCACAGCTCGCATAGACCCCTATAAACCACCAGTCACAATGGTAATCATTATCCTTTATTCTGACCTCAATAGTGAAAGTTGTTTGATTAACTTCCAGAATCAGTATTTCCTCCTTCCAAAGGATGGCCATACCTCCTGCCTTGTGCATAGCTTTCACTACTGCACTATTGTCAAACCTTAACCCTCTAGCTATCTTATCAAACACCAACTTCCTGTTTTTAGTCTCACTCAGAAAAATCAGGCTTGGAGAGAGGAGGTTGTTCACCTCCCTCAGatggggaactgtcaaggggctccccacTCCTTGACAGTTCCACACCAAGGCCCTCATATCCTTATGGGGGCCCCATTCGGGAAGGACCCCACCTCCACCTCAGACATAGCTAACACACCAGAAGCTTCGTATGGCTTAGCTCTTTTACTTGTTGTCTCTTGCTGGAGCACTTCTTCCATTTCCTCATCAAAGATCAACATCTTTCTTTTCCCACTACCTGTGATACTATTGTCTAGTTCATTTCTCTCCTTCAGAGGCCTTCTTGTTTTCATAGGGGATTTCAACTTCTTATAAGACCTGTTAGCATGTTTTTTAATAGCTCCCAGTGCCTTATCAGTACATTGATCTACTTCCTGCATTCCTTCCTCCCGCACTGGAACCTCTTGCAAACCATTCTCCTGCTCCATCCATCTATTACCCACTACTCTATCTTCCTCTATTCCCTCCATTCCTATAGCCACTGAGTTCACCTCCACTGTGTCCTGAATCACCAGAGGGAGGTCTTGCTTCTCCTTGGTCAAGGACTGGGTCACATCTCTGTTCTCTTGTTCCAAACCCCCAGTTCCCACCTCATAAGAAGGGCCCCTTTGAGCTTGTCCCTCCCTAACCTCCTCCTGCTCCTGCAAAGGCTCCTGATTGCTTCTAGATCCAAACTTTCGTGTTCCTAAGGGTCTCCAAAAGTCTCTCTCCAGAAAGGCTCTTAATCCTTTCCCTTTCAACTAGTTCACCATTCTGGAATTTCCAATACCTTTTATCTTTCACCATTTCCTCCCTCACCACTCTGTCCTTAGAAGGACTCCTGATGTTACCTACTCTCATCCAAGGGCCATATTGGTTCTCTAAGAGACTGCCTGAATCAGGTCTTTGTGCTTTGCACGTGCGTTCTCCATGGCCTACAATTCCACAATTATAACAAAAATCTGGATACCTCTCATACTTAAAAGCAACCCATTTGAGTgtccctgctacttgcaccaaTGTTCCTCTGAGAAGGGGTTTTGACAAATCCGCAAGAACTAAGGTCTTCAGATGTCTACCCTCTTTCCCCCCAAACTGAGGAACAATGACCTCTGTGACTTCTTTAAAAACTGCCCCTATCTTCCTTCCTACCTCTTTGGTAATCCAATGCACTGGCAAGTTCCACATCTAAACCCACAGAGGTGCAATTACAAACGCTCCATAATTATCTTCTATCCCTTCAGACCATCTGTTCAACACTAAAATCTGGTTGTCCATAATCCAAGGACCTCCTGTCACGATCCTTTCCTTATCTTCTTGCTTTGGAATATTAAACTGAAACAAGTTCTGCCCCAACTCTATAACTGTCAGACCTCTAGGATAGCTCCATGCTGCCGTAACAAAGTTCTTCACCCCCgtgaaatttgcaattttctcACCCAAAATTCTTCCTATCAGACTGCCATCACAATCTGTCACCCCGCTATTTAGGTCCTCAAGCTCCAAATGAGCTCCCGATATCTCATTTCCCTCCAAGGAAAGTTTTTGTAATAGCTCAGTTAGATCTACCTCCATGGATGTAACCAAAGATGCTAGCAGGTATTCCCTTGCCAAAGAACCTTTGAAGCTATACCTATTTAACGACCAGCCAGAAAAGACAAAACAGGGACACGCTACACAAAAAAACAGAAAGGAAACAAGGGACACAATCGACCAAGGCTAGAACAGACAAAAACCAAGGTTTAACACAGGTGACTGAGCAAACAAAAGACAAAGCTCTGCTGAGCAAACTAAAGGACAAGAAGCACTAAAAAAAACAAGACACGAATGAACATGAGTTACCTCAGTAAAGAGCAAGGAAAAGTTCGGATAAATCAAGATGTACCTGACTTTTAGCTAACCATAAAGTGGAGTTATTGTCTTTCCTTGTGTTCCCTCTGGAGCGACATCCTTAATGGCCCCTGAGATCAATGATAGTTGCATTAATCTTGCATTTGGTGCAGGCCAGATTGAAAGTGATGAAGGTTATAAAATTGTTGTGAAGAAGTGCGGGTTGGAGgaactttgaaaaattttgaaaggtGTTGAACTCCCACCAAGGGGAGGTGGGCTCTTATCCCAAGAGAGAGCTTCCTCTACACGATGAGAGGATTTGTTGCACAGGGTACTAGATTAGCGATATAATCCTTTCGGTGAACAAACAATTAGACACCGGAAATTGAGTGAAAAAGTACAATTTCACTTCCCAAAATATTAGGCTACCCTTTAAACTTGACAGAATTGCAGTTTTGATCCCAAATGTTTGAGGCATTAGCACTTCTAGACTTTAAAAtttagaagaaagaaaatgtaatTCCAAATGTTTCAAATTTTATGTACATTTAGTCATGTGTGTATGtgcatatgtatatatatgtacgtgTGTGTGTATAAGTGCGTGTACTTAGCCACAGAAAACCAGCCTCCAACCACCTATGACCCAGCCAACGATGAGATTAATATGACTCAAGATTGGATAAATCACAACAATTACTCATGATGCATAaaaccaatgttttgaaaaccggaccggaccggccggttcgcggttcaaccgcCCATGGCACCGGTCCTGTTCAATGCCATAATTGACTTTGTCAGAAAACCGGTCAAGAACTGGTCGAACCGCTATTGAACCGGTTTTCaaccttcctctttttttttttttttttttttgcaaaatgcagctatcaagattcaaactcaagacctttgtaatagaagactAATGTATTAACTGTTGCACCATCACATcctattagttttttttgataacttatttatataaagcaaacactcatatttctttttccatttttcttacaaaatctcatcctctcatggctctttctttttaattttaaactctctctctctctctattctctttttttttgtcactccctttttaatcaaacctctttatttttaatttactgatgttttcttccatcttttaattttgtttttgtccattaaattgaaaaaagttcaaaaagaattatttttttaacccaaattatttaatgctacaaccactcacttttatctcattttttgtttcttatcaagtttacatttctattttcgattttcttgacttccttcgaactccaaacttccttttttaaattgcaatctctaaaacgtaaattaaaatttaagttcacaatatctaaattctcatagacgtgaattttgtataatttcaaaatattgtgatatttttggattggatttagatataattgaaattgagatgaaatttatttgttttaacttataatttaaaaaatttatttttaaaaaatccaagttattaaaaaatagtaaatttttcatcatataaagtattaaattaatccattacatgtcttattttgtacatatatatatttatataaataattttttaaaaaattcattgaaccgaggttgaaccggtccgaccggttgaacctcgaccctttcacttcaccggttcaatgaacggtccggtttttaaaacattggtttTACTTGTACGGTGCACTATTAGACCTTTGGGTTTTCATATGACAAGGTAAAATATTACGAagtaaatagatatatatatatatatatatatatattaaaattgtGAATCTCTATTCATAAGTTTatacaaaaatctgaaattaAGTTTATTAAGCAGGaggaagaaaataaatgatGTATATTGATTGGAGCACCTTCAGAATTCTTGCATGGTTTGTATAGTAATTAATTCAATGTATTGTCTCCAATCACAATTTAATTAATAGGGAAAATAGTCAGATAACTATGAAATTTTTGGCTCAATTTCGAAtcctattttaattttttaaataccaAAATTGAGTTTCTTCTAGCTCTAAGCCTTATTTTGGCCAAATACATGAGAAAATATAACCTAATTTTGACTCGTTATAAAGTTCCAATGGAGATAAAGGGTATACATTAGAGTTTAAGGTCCAAATTGTTAATCATGCTCAAACTCATGGGGGCAAAGTGTATTTAGTGAGTCCACACAAATCATCAGACGGTTGTCGACAAGCCGCGCTGCACTAAAGAACTAGGAAGTCATCATCAAGACATCAATGGACACGCATTTCCAACTATTCAATTTTTTGCAAGTTATAAATGAAACTATTTTAGTCCATAGTTAGCATCACATTACACGTAGCATCACATCATACACGaataatacaaaataaaatatagGCTTAATCACAAGTCACCCCTATAATGTTGGTTGAATAGTAACTTACCCCTTATGATTagaaaacatacaaattatATCTTGAAGGTAAATTATTATATAAGTTAGATTTTCTATGTATGAGAGGTCTGAAAGACAGTCATACCATTAGATATATAATGATCTGATAGTTTCATAATTCGGAAGTGGTGTTATTGTATTTTTTCTATTAAAGAATATTGTAATGTCTACGAAATGCTGATACAACTACAAATGTAAATTGTTATAGAAATTATATAAATCATTTTACTAAACAAATGTTTAGTTACTTATGATAATTTATGCTATTGAAAACTTTTTCTTAGAAAATGCCAATATATTTTAAACACTGGTATTATGTACATGTAAAAATATTGGTATTTTTCAATAGTTAAATATATACAAttatattttttgttaaaaaaattctatATTTAGTAATAATGCtttatcaccaaaaaaaaagaaaaaaattatatattcaaaaaatttatatatttatacatttttcaTTTCTTGGTCCTTATCAATAATCCGTTTGATGTTTAAATATATACTAGTGTTTTCATGATAATGTTTCAATATCTTGAATTATCATAAgaaactaaaatatttattcagtaaaaataatttttgtgatCTCGATAATTATTGGCATCTGAAGTtgtatcattattttttttgggttattatcactttatccccttaACGTTCGTTGCTACTATCAGTTTCCTCTTaatgttatcttttagtcactttacactcaaaactaaaggtcaaacttaacggattttgttaattaaagtaaaaagaCAAGTTTAGCCCTAaagttattatcattttatccCCATAAATtatagtctcattatcaatttaccccatagagttattttttaggcaatttatctcaccattaaaccaacttagctagtttaaaaactttagaagaaagtaccctcctctttgtataataaaaataataaaatatttaaagtgGCTTTTCTCCTCTTTAGtatcaaggaaaaaaaagtcaaaatattaatttctttctttttggcaatctttttaatattaaaaaaatagaaagatcgGAAGGGAGAGGGAGATGGGGAGAgagaaatagagagagagagttcaattcttttttttagaATATACAAATagaaaagaattaaatacttttattattttaaaattatttcactttactGTTTATCACCAAATTTCAATTCTAATCCCAACAACCTTAAATtaatacgataatgttagatttttttttctttgcaaaatttaattttctatcTCCTCTTccctatctccttttcttttcatagcattaataagtgtgaaaaaaaaatttgagaaaatccttttatttttatagttttggatctcttaaagtgaagaaaagaagaataatcattctaaattttttatttttaattatatataagggtaaatatatttaaaattttttgaccataGTAGTTAGATtaataatgaaataaaatgccaagaaaataatattagaaattaaatcgattatatcactataatttaaggaataaagtaataataacagtgtagtaatgctatagaataaaagggtatttttgtctaaaattttttaacatgttgagttgaattacttatgggggtaaagtgactaaaagataacgttaggcggtaaactgatagtagtgatataggttaagggggtaaagtgataataacccttttttttttacactacaATGTTCTTTTATAAAACGAAAATATAATAACATAATTTCCTAAGGATAAAACTGTCAAAACAGAGTATGACCACCATTTCACACCTCATTCACAAAGAAACTCAACCCACATCTTTGACGATTTGTCTCCATGGGATAACAACTTTTAGAAGTTCTAAGCAAGAATATGAATTCGAATAAATCAAAGAAGGCAGATTCATTTGTTGTTTAGTGGTTAACAATTCATTCTTTGACGCGTTTCATTTGCACCAATCATGCGTACTGTCGACCCAAATCGTGTTGGGATTGGTTGGAGCACACAATCGCTTTACCTGCTTCGTTTTTACATATATTTCCGTTGGAGAAACAGGGGGTTGGATGGATTCAGTCACATATTGAGAGGTGGAGAAGATAAGATCACTTCTGAGAGAGAAGGAAATCTGAGAGCAATAGAAGAAGAAAGCAGATGGACTTGAAAACTTGCATCTGTTCAATCTTGGACAAGTTGCAGTGGGTTATGGAAAAGAGATATTTCTTCCAAAGTCCTCATGTTTGGGAAGTGCATTTCCTGAAGGTGGAGTTAAGACTGGTGAAAACATTTGTGCTGTGTTCAAGGAGATTGGCGTACTCTTCCAGAGTTGAAGACTTTGTTCATAGAGAAGCTTACAAGTTTTACAAGCTGCTTCTTAGATCAGAGGATGGATTGCACCCCAGCGACTTGGCTGCAGCGGTCTCTGGTTTCCGAAAAACTCTAATGGATTGTGACCATAAAATAAGCGAAGCATATGTCGAGATGTTGGAATTGGTTACGCAATCCATTGCTCGGGCTAGAATCCAACCGAGTTCAAGAGCATACGAGAGTCTGTTGGATCGCTTTGTGAAACCCAGTTTTTCATGAGCAGATGAATTCATGGAATTCTTCCACTCCTTGCTGGAGAATCTTAAGGATGTTATAGAATGTGATTCAGTATATTATGGAGAGCTGGAAACCCTTCAAGAGACGTTGGTATCCCTTAACAATTTGATTCACTTTGCCAGACTACGAGGCAAGCCCTCCTGGGTAGTGAAGAAGCATTGGGGAGTTGTAGTTCTATCTGCAGCACATCTTTGTTATGTTTGCTTTCTTTTCAAAGATGATAATCAAGCATTTAATGAACTTAAATTGAAGATTACTGAATCAGTAGAGAACATCAAGCATGTTTATCAGCAAGTCCGTTTGGCTCACATTGGCTTCTTGCAATCTGGATCATCATCGCTCATTGTGTCTACCCAGATGGAAATGTTTATACTGGGGAAATTTGTAAGTTCACTTCAAGCTAATCTATTTGAGTTACTACTAAATTCTCCTTCCTGTTTTATTAGATCTCTGAAGCATCAAATGAAGATACTCTATGAGGGACTTCAATTCCTGAGAATCATTCTCCAAAGGCAGCAAGAGAAGTATGATGGGCTACCTGGAAGAACCAAGGATCTTATTGGAGCTGTGGTCGAAGATGTTGTAGATGTAATTTTCTCACTTTATCAGGAGGAAATCCAAGAAACTTCAGCCAAGGAAACAGATGTTAAGCTCGTTTGTTTACTGTACAAGATTAAGCTTATTAAGGCAGAAGTTGAGGAAGGCAGAAGTTGAGGAACAGCATCCTGTAGATTTAAGGTTTAACTTTCCTACAACCAGTGAACTGGGGTTTATCGATCTTCTCCTACAGAACTTGAAGGAACTGGCAAGCAGTAAAGTGGATCTACTTTCTTTTGCAAGGGATGGAGCTGACTTCTTAAAATCGCACTTGAAGAAGGCTGAGGAAGATTCCACAAGGTCTTTAAAGCAGGAAGTTCCAAAAGGGCTCCGATTACCTTGGCAGAATAATATGGAGCAGCACGACCAGCAAGACGAGCTCCATCTTCAAAGAGTGAAAGAAGATATTTTACTCTTAAGATCATTTTTGGAAAATAGTGTGGAGCAGCACAGCCGGACGGACAATCTCCACCTTCAAACAATGCAAGATGATCTTTTATTCTTAAGATCGTGCTTGGAGAATAACGGGGAGCAATGCAATCAGCACAAAGAACTTCAAGCTCTTTGGAGTCGTGTTATAGAGGTGGCATATGAAGTAGAGTTTGTTATTGACTCCTTAATAGTTGGAGATATATCATTTTATTCTCTGATGTTATTTGATAAGATCACAAAAAAATTAAGCTTCTTAAAGGTGAAGCCCTGAAGATTCATCTCAAAAACTATGTCTTGAAAGCCCTGAAAACTATCACAAGGTAATATTTTGGCAATAAATTAGTGGATGCTGAAATTAGCACTTCTATTTTGTTAATGACGTTCCGATTGTTTTTGCAGTTGTTTAAATTGTTCCCCaacaacaagaagcaagtggagTGGCACTAACAAAGAGCTCAGTACTGATAGCGCTACTCAAATTGAAGCTGTGGTGGGTTTGAATGAGGAGGTTGAAGTGATAATCAATCAACTCAAAGGAGGATCAATGCAGTTGGACATGCTTTCCATTGTGGGGATGCCTGGGATAGGTAAGACAACTCTGGCACAAAAGGTTTACCATGATCCTTCAGTTACATCTCACTTCCATGTTCGTGCTTGGTGTTGTATCTCTCAAACATATAACAAGCGAGATCTGTTGTTTGAGATTTTGGCTTGCATTGATCAGAAAGCTCAATTTTCTGAGACGAAGGAAGATGATGATTTGCCTGATATAATCCGTCAAAACTTGAAGGGAAAGAAATATCTCATATTCCTGGATGATGTATGGGATATTGAGGCATGGCATACTTTGAAAATATCGTTTCCTGATGATGCCAATGGAAGCAGAATTCTCTTAACAAGTCGGGATCATGAGATTACTGGAAATCGTCATGTTGTTCAGCTACTTACTGATGATGAAAGCTGGGAATTACTACAGACAAATGTGGCAAATGCTAGAGTAGAAGTCTACCCTCCAGAACTGAATGTTCTTGGGAGGAAAATAGCAAGAAACTGTAAGGGGCTGCCTTTATCAATTGTCATCATATCTGGAATTCTTGCTACTCTAGATCAATCTGGTTGGGTGGAAGTCTTGAATAGCCTTAGTTCAAACATAGTTTGTGACACGGATCAATGCAAGAGTATACTGGAATTGAGTTACATACATCTACCTGATCATTTGAAGCCATGCCTCCTTTACTTTGGAGCATTTAGAGAAGATCAAGCAATTCCTACCCAGAGGTTGAAGTGGTTATGGATCGCTGAAGGATTTGTTCAGAAGAATGAGTCAAAAAGCCCAGAAGAAATTGCAGAAGGCTATATAACGAGTCTAATTAAGAGAAGCTTGGTTACAGTGGGGAAACAGAGATCTTTAGGTGTGGTCAAGACCTGCCACATTCATGATTTGTTGCATGTGTTTTGCAAGGGAAAAGCCAAAGATATAAATTTTCTACAACTGTCTAAGGAGGCGTTTGATGGGCCACACCACCTACGTCGGTTATCATACGGCTCTGATCTCAAGTATATTGCAAAATCAAGGATATTTTTTACCCGTATACGCTCTCTGCTGCTGCAGTCTGATTACTTCAGCAGTAAAGACACGGACTATATactatcttttgtttttgtcctGAAACTTCTTAGAGTCTTGGATTTGGGAAATACGGAGATACGCTATACTTTCCCATGTGAATTATGCTCGCTTGTTCATTTGAGGTACTTGGCAGTAACATTTTATAGTGATATTCTGAACATCCCACTCTCACTTGCGAACCTTTCAAACTTGGAAACTTTACTTCTGACGGTATATTGCAGAGGACATTGTT is drawn from Coffea arabica cultivar ET-39 chromosome 1c, Coffea Arabica ET-39 HiFi, whole genome shotgun sequence and contains these coding sequences:
- the LOC113723843 gene encoding putative late blight resistance protein homolog R1B-16, whose translation is MQLDMLSIVGMPGIGKTTLAQKVYHDPSVTSHFHVRAWCCISQTYNKRDLLFEILACIDQKAQFSETKEDDDLPDIIRQNLKGKKYLIFLDDVWDIEAWHTLKISFPDDANGSRILLTSRDHEITGNRHVVQLLTDDESWELLQTNVANARVEVYPPELNVLGRKIARNCKGLPLSIVIISGILATLDQSGWVEVLNSLSSNIVCDTDQCKSILELSYIHLPDHLKPCLLYFGAFREDQAIPTQRLKWLWIAEGFVQKNESKSPEEIAEGYITSLIKRSLVTVGKQRSLGVVKTCHIHDLLHVFCKGKAKDINFLQLSKEAFDGPHHLRRLSYGSDLKYIAKSRIFFTRIRSLLLQSDYFSSKDTDYILSFVFVLKLLRVLDLGNTEIRYTFPCELCSLVHLRYLAVTFYSDILNIPLSLANLSNLETLLLTVYCRGHCLLPDALWNMQKLRHLHVHGAFIDIRLANDNIDNSSTLYDLGTFSTPRFYLGQSMVQMMRKFPNIRELKCCLLESKESTGESKTIVQMGFLTQLESLKLILGDVTAYHIEFHLPSSLKQLTLEYFPWNMFSTIKEIRNLEVLKLLRPADGVEEWDMEDMEEEEIFPKLKFLKLESLQTVRWRGSGHHFPSLEKLVLKRCKELEELPSCLWETLTLQLIEVHGCLRSTGDFVRDIKEQQVDYGNEDLKILISREIGLNKDTPPWSD